The following proteins are co-located in the Manihot esculenta cultivar AM560-2 chromosome 7, M.esculenta_v8, whole genome shotgun sequence genome:
- the LOC110619328 gene encoding aminoacyl tRNA synthase complex-interacting multifunctional protein 1-like isoform X4, whose amino-acid sequence MAPIDESITLKRKQVIASALVKHLSLDPGTSLGVSGKDDIMSLYTKILKSSGKPFLQKENEEVMKWIEFAESFPVDCQACLDALTGFNQDLAQKSILLGNGTTPSEADVIVFSVIHSSVIGLSHLEREKLTHVMRWMDYIQHKEEFAHLFEKILLKKPAFEFLGTKGMAKVEVDSNAKKTLESTKNTEKSEADKSTKKNVAGVTENKEAVPEKKKPSEKERAEKDKELSVSLLNIQVGLIRKASKHPSADSLLVEEIDVGDAKLRQVVSGLAKYCSPDELTNRRVVLITNVKPGKLRDVMSEGLVLCASNEDHSVVEPLLPPEGAKIGERVSFSGIDGKPEDVLNPKKKQLEKITLNLFTDDKGVATFKGIPFMTSGGPCTSSIPKASIK is encoded by the exons ATGGCACCTATTGATGAAAGTATCACTCTCAAAAGAAAGCAAGTGATAGCGTCAGCTCTCGTCAAGCACCTCTCTCTAGATCCT GGAACTTCTTTGGGTGTCAGTGGCAAGGATGATATTATGAGCTTGTATACAAAGATATTGAAGTCATCAGGAAAACCTTTTCTGCagaaagaaaatgaggag GTGATGAAGTGGATAGAGTTTGCAGAGAGTTTTCCTGTAGACTGTCAGGCGTGCTTAGATGCTCTCACTGGATTCAATCAAGACTTGGCTCAGAAGTCTATACTCTTGGGCAATGGAACTACACCCTCTGAGGCTGATGTCATTGTGTTTTCTGTTATACATTCTTCAGTG ATTGGCCTTTCACatttagagagagagaaattgACACATGTGATGAGATGGATGGATTACATTCAG CACAAGGAGGAGTTTGCGCATCTGTTTGAAAAGATATTGCTCAAAAAACCTGCATTTGAGTTTCTG GGTACAAAGGGTATGGCTAAAGTTGAAGTGGATTCAAATGCAAAAAAGACTCTTGAAAGCACTAAGAACACAGAAAAATCAGAAGCAGACAAGAGTACAAAGAAAAATGTTGCTGGG GTTACAGAAAATAAGGAAGCTGTGCCAGAGAAAAAGAAACCGTCTGAAAAGGAACGTGCTGAGAAAGATAAAGAACTAAGTGTTAGTTTGCTGAACATACAGGTTGGCCTTATTCGCAAAGCATCGAAACATCCATCTGCTGATAG TTTATTGGTTGAGGAGATAGATGTTGGGGATGCGAAATTGAGGCAGGTGGTCAGTGGTTTGGCAAAGTATTGCAGTCCAGATGAGTTGACG AATCGTCGTGTTGTGCTGATAACAAATGTAAAACCTGGAAAGCTACGAGATGTGATGTCAGAAGGACTG GTCCTGTGTGCTTCTAATGAGGATCACAGTGTGGTGGAGCCCCTGCTCCCTCCAGAAGGTGCTAAAATAGGAGAACGTGTCTCATTTTCAGG GATTGATGGTAAGCCAGAAGATGTCCTTAATCCAAAAAAGAAGCAGTTGGAGAAAATAACACTG AATCTTTTCACCGATGACAAGGGTGTGGCCACATTTAAGGGCATACCATTTATGACATCTGGTGGGCCATGCACATCATCCATTCCAAAGGCAAGCATCAAATGA
- the LOC110619328 gene encoding aminoacyl tRNA synthase complex-interacting multifunctional protein 1-like isoform X7: MAPIDESITLKRKQVIASALVKHLSLDPGTSLGVSGKDDIMSLYTKILKSSGKPFLQKENEEVMKWIEFAESFPVDCQACLDALTGFNQDLAQKSILLGNGTTPSEADVIVFSVIHSSVIGLSHLEREKLTHVMRWMDYIQHKEEFAHLFEKILLKKPAFEFLKKVTENKEAVPEKKKPSEKERAEKDKELSVSLLNIQVGLIRKASKHPSADSLLVEEIDVGDAKLRQVVSGLAKYCSPDELTNRRVVLITNVKPGKLRDVMSEGLVLCASNEDHSVVEPLLPPEGAKIGERVSFSGIDGKPEDVLNPKKKQLEKITLNLFTDDKGVATFKGIPFMTSGGPCTSSIPKASIK, translated from the exons ATGGCACCTATTGATGAAAGTATCACTCTCAAAAGAAAGCAAGTGATAGCGTCAGCTCTCGTCAAGCACCTCTCTCTAGATCCT GGAACTTCTTTGGGTGTCAGTGGCAAGGATGATATTATGAGCTTGTATACAAAGATATTGAAGTCATCAGGAAAACCTTTTCTGCagaaagaaaatgaggag GTGATGAAGTGGATAGAGTTTGCAGAGAGTTTTCCTGTAGACTGTCAGGCGTGCTTAGATGCTCTCACTGGATTCAATCAAGACTTGGCTCAGAAGTCTATACTCTTGGGCAATGGAACTACACCCTCTGAGGCTGATGTCATTGTGTTTTCTGTTATACATTCTTCAGTG ATTGGCCTTTCACatttagagagagagaaattgACACATGTGATGAGATGGATGGATTACATTCAG CACAAGGAGGAGTTTGCGCATCTGTTTGAAAAGATATTGCTCAAAAAACCTGCATTTGAGTTTCTG AAAAAGGTTACAGAAAATAAGGAAGCTGTGCCAGAGAAAAAGAAACCGTCTGAAAAGGAACGTGCTGAGAAAGATAAAGAACTAAGTGTTAGTTTGCTGAACATACAGGTTGGCCTTATTCGCAAAGCATCGAAACATCCATCTGCTGATAG TTTATTGGTTGAGGAGATAGATGTTGGGGATGCGAAATTGAGGCAGGTGGTCAGTGGTTTGGCAAAGTATTGCAGTCCAGATGAGTTGACG AATCGTCGTGTTGTGCTGATAACAAATGTAAAACCTGGAAAGCTACGAGATGTGATGTCAGAAGGACTG GTCCTGTGTGCTTCTAATGAGGATCACAGTGTGGTGGAGCCCCTGCTCCCTCCAGAAGGTGCTAAAATAGGAGAACGTGTCTCATTTTCAGG GATTGATGGTAAGCCAGAAGATGTCCTTAATCCAAAAAAGAAGCAGTTGGAGAAAATAACACTG AATCTTTTCACCGATGACAAGGGTGTGGCCACATTTAAGGGCATACCATTTATGACATCTGGTGGGCCATGCACATCATCCATTCCAAAGGCAAGCATCAAATGA
- the LOC110619328 gene encoding aminoacyl tRNA synthase complex-interacting multifunctional protein 1-like isoform X5 → MAPIDESITLKRKQVIASALVKHLSLDPGTSLGVSGKDDIMSLYTKILKSSGKPFLQKENEEVMKWIEFAESFPVDCQACLDALTGFNQDLAQKSILLGNGTTPSEADVIVFSVIHSSVIGLSHLEREKLTHVMRWMDYIQGTKGMAKVEVDSNAKKTLESTKNTEKSEADKSTKKNVAGKKVTENKEAVPEKKKPSEKERAEKDKELSVSLLNIQVGLIRKASKHPSADSLLVEEIDVGDAKLRQVVSGLAKYCSPDELTNRRVVLITNVKPGKLRDVMSEGLVLCASNEDHSVVEPLLPPEGAKIGERVSFSGIDGKPEDVLNPKKKQLEKITLNLFTDDKGVATFKGIPFMTSGGPCTSSIPKASIK, encoded by the exons ATGGCACCTATTGATGAAAGTATCACTCTCAAAAGAAAGCAAGTGATAGCGTCAGCTCTCGTCAAGCACCTCTCTCTAGATCCT GGAACTTCTTTGGGTGTCAGTGGCAAGGATGATATTATGAGCTTGTATACAAAGATATTGAAGTCATCAGGAAAACCTTTTCTGCagaaagaaaatgaggag GTGATGAAGTGGATAGAGTTTGCAGAGAGTTTTCCTGTAGACTGTCAGGCGTGCTTAGATGCTCTCACTGGATTCAATCAAGACTTGGCTCAGAAGTCTATACTCTTGGGCAATGGAACTACACCCTCTGAGGCTGATGTCATTGTGTTTTCTGTTATACATTCTTCAGTG ATTGGCCTTTCACatttagagagagagaaattgACACATGTGATGAGATGGATGGATTACATTCAG GGTACAAAGGGTATGGCTAAAGTTGAAGTGGATTCAAATGCAAAAAAGACTCTTGAAAGCACTAAGAACACAGAAAAATCAGAAGCAGACAAGAGTACAAAGAAAAATGTTGCTGGG AAAAAGGTTACAGAAAATAAGGAAGCTGTGCCAGAGAAAAAGAAACCGTCTGAAAAGGAACGTGCTGAGAAAGATAAAGAACTAAGTGTTAGTTTGCTGAACATACAGGTTGGCCTTATTCGCAAAGCATCGAAACATCCATCTGCTGATAG TTTATTGGTTGAGGAGATAGATGTTGGGGATGCGAAATTGAGGCAGGTGGTCAGTGGTTTGGCAAAGTATTGCAGTCCAGATGAGTTGACG AATCGTCGTGTTGTGCTGATAACAAATGTAAAACCTGGAAAGCTACGAGATGTGATGTCAGAAGGACTG GTCCTGTGTGCTTCTAATGAGGATCACAGTGTGGTGGAGCCCCTGCTCCCTCCAGAAGGTGCTAAAATAGGAGAACGTGTCTCATTTTCAGG GATTGATGGTAAGCCAGAAGATGTCCTTAATCCAAAAAAGAAGCAGTTGGAGAAAATAACACTG AATCTTTTCACCGATGACAAGGGTGTGGCCACATTTAAGGGCATACCATTTATGACATCTGGTGGGCCATGCACATCATCCATTCCAAAGGCAAGCATCAAATGA
- the LOC110619328 gene encoding tRNA-aminoacylation cofactor arc1-like isoform X1 has product MAPIDESITLKRKQVIASALVKHLSLDPGTSLGVSGKDDIMSLYTKILKSSGKPFLQKENEEVMKWIEFAESFPVDCQACLDALTGFNQDLAQKSILLGNGTTPSEADVIVFSVIHSSVIGLSHLEREKLTHVMRWMDYIQHKEEFAHLFEKILLKKPAFEFLLQGTKGMAKVEVDSNAKKTLESTKNTEKSEADKSTKKNVAGKKVTENKEAVPEKKKPSEKERAEKDKELSVSLLNIQVGLIRKASKHPSADSLLVEEIDVGDAKLRQVVSGLAKYCSPDELTNRRVVLITNVKPGKLRDVMSEGLVLCASNEDHSVVEPLLPPEGAKIGERVSFSGIDGKPEDVLNPKKKQLEKITLNLFTDDKGVATFKGIPFMTSGGPCTSSIPKASIK; this is encoded by the exons ATGGCACCTATTGATGAAAGTATCACTCTCAAAAGAAAGCAAGTGATAGCGTCAGCTCTCGTCAAGCACCTCTCTCTAGATCCT GGAACTTCTTTGGGTGTCAGTGGCAAGGATGATATTATGAGCTTGTATACAAAGATATTGAAGTCATCAGGAAAACCTTTTCTGCagaaagaaaatgaggag GTGATGAAGTGGATAGAGTTTGCAGAGAGTTTTCCTGTAGACTGTCAGGCGTGCTTAGATGCTCTCACTGGATTCAATCAAGACTTGGCTCAGAAGTCTATACTCTTGGGCAATGGAACTACACCCTCTGAGGCTGATGTCATTGTGTTTTCTGTTATACATTCTTCAGTG ATTGGCCTTTCACatttagagagagagaaattgACACATGTGATGAGATGGATGGATTACATTCAG CACAAGGAGGAGTTTGCGCATCTGTTTGAAAAGATATTGCTCAAAAAACCTGCATTTGAGTTTCTG TTGCAGGGTACAAAGGGTATGGCTAAAGTTGAAGTGGATTCAAATGCAAAAAAGACTCTTGAAAGCACTAAGAACACAGAAAAATCAGAAGCAGACAAGAGTACAAAGAAAAATGTTGCTGGG AAAAAGGTTACAGAAAATAAGGAAGCTGTGCCAGAGAAAAAGAAACCGTCTGAAAAGGAACGTGCTGAGAAAGATAAAGAACTAAGTGTTAGTTTGCTGAACATACAGGTTGGCCTTATTCGCAAAGCATCGAAACATCCATCTGCTGATAG TTTATTGGTTGAGGAGATAGATGTTGGGGATGCGAAATTGAGGCAGGTGGTCAGTGGTTTGGCAAAGTATTGCAGTCCAGATGAGTTGACG AATCGTCGTGTTGTGCTGATAACAAATGTAAAACCTGGAAAGCTACGAGATGTGATGTCAGAAGGACTG GTCCTGTGTGCTTCTAATGAGGATCACAGTGTGGTGGAGCCCCTGCTCCCTCCAGAAGGTGCTAAAATAGGAGAACGTGTCTCATTTTCAGG GATTGATGGTAAGCCAGAAGATGTCCTTAATCCAAAAAAGAAGCAGTTGGAGAAAATAACACTG AATCTTTTCACCGATGACAAGGGTGTGGCCACATTTAAGGGCATACCATTTATGACATCTGGTGGGCCATGCACATCATCCATTCCAAAGGCAAGCATCAAATGA
- the LOC110619328 gene encoding methionine--tRNA ligase, cytoplasmic-like isoform X6, translating to MAPIDESITLKRKQVIASALVKHLSLDPGTSLGVSGKDDIMSLYTKILKSSGKPFLQKENEEVMKWIEFAESFPVDCQACLDALTGFNQDLAQKSILLGNGTTPSEADVIVFSVIHSSVIGLSHLEREKLTHVMRWMDYIQGTKGMAKVEVDSNAKKTLESTKNTEKSEADKSTKKNVAGVTENKEAVPEKKKPSEKERAEKDKELSVSLLNIQVGLIRKASKHPSADSLLVEEIDVGDAKLRQVVSGLAKYCSPDELTNRRVVLITNVKPGKLRDVMSEGLVLCASNEDHSVVEPLLPPEGAKIGERVSFSGIDGKPEDVLNPKKKQLEKITLNLFTDDKGVATFKGIPFMTSGGPCTSSIPKASIK from the exons ATGGCACCTATTGATGAAAGTATCACTCTCAAAAGAAAGCAAGTGATAGCGTCAGCTCTCGTCAAGCACCTCTCTCTAGATCCT GGAACTTCTTTGGGTGTCAGTGGCAAGGATGATATTATGAGCTTGTATACAAAGATATTGAAGTCATCAGGAAAACCTTTTCTGCagaaagaaaatgaggag GTGATGAAGTGGATAGAGTTTGCAGAGAGTTTTCCTGTAGACTGTCAGGCGTGCTTAGATGCTCTCACTGGATTCAATCAAGACTTGGCTCAGAAGTCTATACTCTTGGGCAATGGAACTACACCCTCTGAGGCTGATGTCATTGTGTTTTCTGTTATACATTCTTCAGTG ATTGGCCTTTCACatttagagagagagaaattgACACATGTGATGAGATGGATGGATTACATTCAG GGTACAAAGGGTATGGCTAAAGTTGAAGTGGATTCAAATGCAAAAAAGACTCTTGAAAGCACTAAGAACACAGAAAAATCAGAAGCAGACAAGAGTACAAAGAAAAATGTTGCTGGG GTTACAGAAAATAAGGAAGCTGTGCCAGAGAAAAAGAAACCGTCTGAAAAGGAACGTGCTGAGAAAGATAAAGAACTAAGTGTTAGTTTGCTGAACATACAGGTTGGCCTTATTCGCAAAGCATCGAAACATCCATCTGCTGATAG TTTATTGGTTGAGGAGATAGATGTTGGGGATGCGAAATTGAGGCAGGTGGTCAGTGGTTTGGCAAAGTATTGCAGTCCAGATGAGTTGACG AATCGTCGTGTTGTGCTGATAACAAATGTAAAACCTGGAAAGCTACGAGATGTGATGTCAGAAGGACTG GTCCTGTGTGCTTCTAATGAGGATCACAGTGTGGTGGAGCCCCTGCTCCCTCCAGAAGGTGCTAAAATAGGAGAACGTGTCTCATTTTCAGG GATTGATGGTAAGCCAGAAGATGTCCTTAATCCAAAAAAGAAGCAGTTGGAGAAAATAACACTG AATCTTTTCACCGATGACAAGGGTGTGGCCACATTTAAGGGCATACCATTTATGACATCTGGTGGGCCATGCACATCATCCATTCCAAAGGCAAGCATCAAATGA
- the LOC110619328 gene encoding tRNA-aminoacylation cofactor arc1-like isoform X3: protein MAPIDESITLKRKQVIASALVKHLSLDPGTSLGVSGKDDIMSLYTKILKSSGKPFLQKENEEVMKWIEFAESFPVDCQACLDALTGFNQDLAQKSILLGNGTTPSEADVIVFSVIHSSVIGLSHLEREKLTHVMRWMDYIQHKEEFAHLFEKILLKKPAFEFLLQGTKGMAKVEVDSNAKKTLESTKNTEKSEADKSTKKNVAGVTENKEAVPEKKKPSEKERAEKDKELSVSLLNIQVGLIRKASKHPSADSLLVEEIDVGDAKLRQVVSGLAKYCSPDELTNRRVVLITNVKPGKLRDVMSEGLVLCASNEDHSVVEPLLPPEGAKIGERVSFSGIDGKPEDVLNPKKKQLEKITLNLFTDDKGVATFKGIPFMTSGGPCTSSIPKASIK, encoded by the exons ATGGCACCTATTGATGAAAGTATCACTCTCAAAAGAAAGCAAGTGATAGCGTCAGCTCTCGTCAAGCACCTCTCTCTAGATCCT GGAACTTCTTTGGGTGTCAGTGGCAAGGATGATATTATGAGCTTGTATACAAAGATATTGAAGTCATCAGGAAAACCTTTTCTGCagaaagaaaatgaggag GTGATGAAGTGGATAGAGTTTGCAGAGAGTTTTCCTGTAGACTGTCAGGCGTGCTTAGATGCTCTCACTGGATTCAATCAAGACTTGGCTCAGAAGTCTATACTCTTGGGCAATGGAACTACACCCTCTGAGGCTGATGTCATTGTGTTTTCTGTTATACATTCTTCAGTG ATTGGCCTTTCACatttagagagagagaaattgACACATGTGATGAGATGGATGGATTACATTCAG CACAAGGAGGAGTTTGCGCATCTGTTTGAAAAGATATTGCTCAAAAAACCTGCATTTGAGTTTCTG TTGCAGGGTACAAAGGGTATGGCTAAAGTTGAAGTGGATTCAAATGCAAAAAAGACTCTTGAAAGCACTAAGAACACAGAAAAATCAGAAGCAGACAAGAGTACAAAGAAAAATGTTGCTGGG GTTACAGAAAATAAGGAAGCTGTGCCAGAGAAAAAGAAACCGTCTGAAAAGGAACGTGCTGAGAAAGATAAAGAACTAAGTGTTAGTTTGCTGAACATACAGGTTGGCCTTATTCGCAAAGCATCGAAACATCCATCTGCTGATAG TTTATTGGTTGAGGAGATAGATGTTGGGGATGCGAAATTGAGGCAGGTGGTCAGTGGTTTGGCAAAGTATTGCAGTCCAGATGAGTTGACG AATCGTCGTGTTGTGCTGATAACAAATGTAAAACCTGGAAAGCTACGAGATGTGATGTCAGAAGGACTG GTCCTGTGTGCTTCTAATGAGGATCACAGTGTGGTGGAGCCCCTGCTCCCTCCAGAAGGTGCTAAAATAGGAGAACGTGTCTCATTTTCAGG GATTGATGGTAAGCCAGAAGATGTCCTTAATCCAAAAAAGAAGCAGTTGGAGAAAATAACACTG AATCTTTTCACCGATGACAAGGGTGTGGCCACATTTAAGGGCATACCATTTATGACATCTGGTGGGCCATGCACATCATCCATTCCAAAGGCAAGCATCAAATGA
- the LOC110619328 gene encoding aminoacyl tRNA synthase complex-interacting multifunctional protein 1-like isoform X2 — MAPIDESITLKRKQVIASALVKHLSLDPGTSLGVSGKDDIMSLYTKILKSSGKPFLQKENEEVMKWIEFAESFPVDCQACLDALTGFNQDLAQKSILLGNGTTPSEADVIVFSVIHSSVIGLSHLEREKLTHVMRWMDYIQHKEEFAHLFEKILLKKPAFEFLGTKGMAKVEVDSNAKKTLESTKNTEKSEADKSTKKNVAGKKVTENKEAVPEKKKPSEKERAEKDKELSVSLLNIQVGLIRKASKHPSADSLLVEEIDVGDAKLRQVVSGLAKYCSPDELTNRRVVLITNVKPGKLRDVMSEGLVLCASNEDHSVVEPLLPPEGAKIGERVSFSGIDGKPEDVLNPKKKQLEKITLNLFTDDKGVATFKGIPFMTSGGPCTSSIPKASIK; from the exons ATGGCACCTATTGATGAAAGTATCACTCTCAAAAGAAAGCAAGTGATAGCGTCAGCTCTCGTCAAGCACCTCTCTCTAGATCCT GGAACTTCTTTGGGTGTCAGTGGCAAGGATGATATTATGAGCTTGTATACAAAGATATTGAAGTCATCAGGAAAACCTTTTCTGCagaaagaaaatgaggag GTGATGAAGTGGATAGAGTTTGCAGAGAGTTTTCCTGTAGACTGTCAGGCGTGCTTAGATGCTCTCACTGGATTCAATCAAGACTTGGCTCAGAAGTCTATACTCTTGGGCAATGGAACTACACCCTCTGAGGCTGATGTCATTGTGTTTTCTGTTATACATTCTTCAGTG ATTGGCCTTTCACatttagagagagagaaattgACACATGTGATGAGATGGATGGATTACATTCAG CACAAGGAGGAGTTTGCGCATCTGTTTGAAAAGATATTGCTCAAAAAACCTGCATTTGAGTTTCTG GGTACAAAGGGTATGGCTAAAGTTGAAGTGGATTCAAATGCAAAAAAGACTCTTGAAAGCACTAAGAACACAGAAAAATCAGAAGCAGACAAGAGTACAAAGAAAAATGTTGCTGGG AAAAAGGTTACAGAAAATAAGGAAGCTGTGCCAGAGAAAAAGAAACCGTCTGAAAAGGAACGTGCTGAGAAAGATAAAGAACTAAGTGTTAGTTTGCTGAACATACAGGTTGGCCTTATTCGCAAAGCATCGAAACATCCATCTGCTGATAG TTTATTGGTTGAGGAGATAGATGTTGGGGATGCGAAATTGAGGCAGGTGGTCAGTGGTTTGGCAAAGTATTGCAGTCCAGATGAGTTGACG AATCGTCGTGTTGTGCTGATAACAAATGTAAAACCTGGAAAGCTACGAGATGTGATGTCAGAAGGACTG GTCCTGTGTGCTTCTAATGAGGATCACAGTGTGGTGGAGCCCCTGCTCCCTCCAGAAGGTGCTAAAATAGGAGAACGTGTCTCATTTTCAGG GATTGATGGTAAGCCAGAAGATGTCCTTAATCCAAAAAAGAAGCAGTTGGAGAAAATAACACTG AATCTTTTCACCGATGACAAGGGTGTGGCCACATTTAAGGGCATACCATTTATGACATCTGGTGGGCCATGCACATCATCCATTCCAAAGGCAAGCATCAAATGA
- the LOC110619325 gene encoding two-component response regulator ARR17 isoform X8 yields MEGGNGGSCSSVEKVMGNYGDQPHVLAVDDNLIDRKLVEKLFKNSSCKVTTAENGLKALEYLGLGVDGRNKLDTNVSKVNLIITDYSMPGMTCYELLKKIKESSIMKEVPVVIMSSENIPTRITKCLEEGAQMFMLKPLKQSDVKKLRSDLMSCRR; encoded by the exons atggaGGGTGGTAATGGTGGGTCTTGTTCATCAGTGGAGAAGGTGATGGGAAACTATGGAGATCAACCTCATGTTTTAGCAGTGGACGACAACCTGATTGACCGAAAACTCGTTGAAAAGTTGTTTAAGAACTCTTCTTGCAAAG TCACCACAGCAGAAAATGGGCTAAAAGCATTGGAGTATTTGGGGTTGGGCGTTGATGGAAGGAACAAATTAGACACTAAT GTTTCCAAGGTGAATTTGATCATCACTGATTATAGTATGCCTGGAATGACATGCTATGAACTACTCAAGAAAATTAAG GAATCATCAATCATGAAGGAGGTTCCAGTTGTGATTATGTCATCTGAGAACATCCCAACTCGTATTACCAA GTGCTTAGAGGAAGGAGCTCAGATGTTCATGCTCAAGCCCCTCAAGCAGTCAGATGTGAAGAAATTGAGGTCTGATTTAATGAGCTGCAGAAGATGA